DNA sequence from the Simiduia curdlanivorans genome:
CACTATTCACCACATTACCGATACCGAGACGAGTAAAGGTGAGACATTAAAAACTGTGCTGACTGAGCTCATACACGACAGTACAGGAAGAGTGCCGTTATTTCACAATGCCTGCTTAGATCTTGGTTTTATTAACAACGCTTGCCTAAGGCACTTCGATAGCCAATTTATTACCCCTTTTATCGACACCTTGCAGTTGGAGAAAGACAAGGTATTACAGCATGCGGATATCATAGGGCCTGGTAGCTTGCGGCTTCATGCATGCCGCTCACGTTATGGCTTGCCCAATGCACCGGCACACAATGCCCTAGAAGATGCCTTGGCCACCGCTGAGTTATTTCTTGCTTGGGCGGCCCACAGAGCGGGGCCAGAAAAGCTACCCTGGGATGAGGCTATTTAACGCACTAGTCAGACATTTCACACTTGCGAAATATATCCAAAGATTCGCTCATATGGGATTTCAGCAAGGTATTCAAGGCGCGGTAAAACATCGCATCACTATCGGCGGTAAAAGAGCGAGTGGGATTTTCCAGCTGATAAAAACTAACATGTCCCTGATCGCGATTAATAACCAAGCGCCAGCGCTCTAGCCCTTGGTCAGCGGCGAGTTCAATTTCAATAACGTGGTTGTGGCTTTTTATAATGTGGTCAATAAACTGAGGACTTTGCACTGTTAACGAACCTTGCAACAGCGCTAACTTATCCCTATCGCGGGTTTGCCACACCTCGCGCTCACTGTTAGTGGTACAAAAAATCGTCGTCATCGCCAGCCATTCTCGCTCCGAAAAATCCGGGCTCACAGGCTTTTCGCTACAGCCCTGTACGCTAAGGCCGCAGAAGATAACAAGCGCGAGCGCAGTCAGGTTAGATAATGATATTGTTTTCATAAGACTCAAATTATCAAAAGGCGTTATCAAAAAGTATTTTCATACAGCGAAATCAAACAGACAATAAATCCCACAGTAGTTTCGCCGACAAGCTAAGGGATAATACCACCAACAGGGGCTTAACTAACCCCGCCCCTCGCGCGAAAACCAATTTAGCCCCCACCCTACCACCGGCAAACTGACCAACGGCCATAATCAAGCCAAGGGTCCAGAGCACTTGACCACCGAGAGTGAAAAACAACAAAGACGCCAAGTTAGAGGTGAAGTTAAGTAGTTTCGTATGGGCCGTGGCCTTGCGCAACCCCATACCCGCTAGGCTTATAAAGCCCAAGGCATAAAAAGATCCTACGCCCGGGCCAAAAAAACCATCGTAGAAACCGCACCCTGCGCCGATGCTAAACGCAAAAGCCCGCTCGCTTAGGCGCCGCTCAGAATCATCATCGCGCATGCGCGGCGAAAGGATGAAGTAGATCGACATGGCGATCAATAAAAACGGCAGCAGCCAATCCATCAACTGACTATCCACCTGCTGCACCAATAGGGTACCCAAAGCGCTACCGAAAAAGGTACAGACTAAGGTGAGTAACATGGGTTTTAGCGCCAACAAACCGCGCCGCCAGAAAAACCAGGTGGCCGAGGCTGAGCCGAAGCAGGCTTGTAGTTTATTGGTGGCGAGTGCTTGGGCGGGGCTCAAGCCACAGGCGAGCAGCGCCGGCACCGTTAACAGGCCGCCGCCACCGGCAATTGCATCGATGGTGCCGGCGGCGAAAGCAACCGCGAGCAACAGCAGTAGGGTTGTTAGTTCGAGTTCAATCACGCGCCATTCACACCGAATCCAAGGTTAGAATAGTTAATCCACCGGCAACAAAAAGGGCTCGTGCGAGCCCTTCCTACAACGCCGAATAATTACCCGTATCAGTTCGGGCAGCGCTGCTCTTTGGCTGCTTTACAGGCGGCAATGGCCGCGAGGCGCGCCGCTTTAAACTCGCTGGTGTCAAACCACTTTGGAAAAAAGTCGCCCACGGCCAGCGCATAGCCAACATCGTAATACAGCTGCATATCTTCTGCCGCGCCGAGTAAATTCCAAGTCGGGTCATACTCGTCACCAGGCTTATGGTAGCGATGCGAGCCGTAGTCAGCCGCTTGTGCTGCGCCGTAACTGTGGCCGTGCTCGCGATTTTCCAGGCCGCCTTTAGCGTACAGCACAGGAACGCCAATTTTAGACAGGTTGAAATGGTCTGACCGGTAGAAATAGCCCTTTTCCGGTGT
Encoded proteins:
- a CDS encoding 3'-5' exonuclease, coding for MNCISYHWLNWQRNAAKSKVIEPVFNDFLSCSLPERGADWRDVEFIAVDLETTGLNPLAHEIASAGWVVIKQGVIKLNSAKHKLVKTQMGVGNSATIHHITDTETSKGETLKTVLTELIHDSTGRVPLFHNACLDLGFINNACLRHFDSQFITPFIDTLQLEKDKVLQHADIIGPGSLRLHACRSRYGLPNAPAHNALEDALATAELFLAWAAHRAGPEKLPWDEAI
- a CDS encoding TSUP family transporter produces the protein MIELELTTLLLLLAVAFAAGTIDAIAGGGGLLTVPALLACGLSPAQALATNKLQACFGSASATWFFWRRGLLALKPMLLTLVCTFFGSALGTLLVQQVDSQLMDWLLPFLLIAMSIYFILSPRMRDDDSERRLSERAFAFSIGAGCGFYDGFFGPGVGSFYALGFISLAGMGLRKATAHTKLLNFTSNLASLLFFTLGGQVLWTLGLIMAVGQFAGGRVGAKLVFARGAGLVKPLLVVLSLSLSAKLLWDLLSV